One Gossypium raimondii isolate GPD5lz chromosome 3, ASM2569854v1, whole genome shotgun sequence genomic window carries:
- the LOC105796341 gene encoding uncharacterized protein LOC105796341 isoform X2, giving the protein MAIAWPRFMVLKCEARNKYLSYMHESYDCHGYLRFSETLACSPYTKFEVERAKCSEDGLVHIKSCHNNKYCKRVKNVSITGNSNEQYWISAAADKPEEGRSEESCTLFKLIPVDTATNKIRIMHVQSGCYLCLWWVDSPTFNNCVLANYKVLDGNSCDLFTVIDWELLAKPFASPRFMVLKCEARNKYLSLMHESYDCNGYLKFSETLAFSPYTKFEVERAKCSEEDGLVHIKSCHNKKYCKRVKNVSITGNSNEQYWISAAADKPEEGQSEESCTLFKLIPVDTATNKIRIMHVQSGCYLCLWWVDSPTFNNCVLANYKVFDGNSCDLFTVIDWELLANKPFASPRFIVLKSHQNNKYLGFDHEKGDYKDGYLKFSETRVASPYAKFEVEIAQRGGIDGLVHIRSSQNNKYLVSDETRITATARKPEEDRSKKSCTLFKLISVDDAANDVQIVHVQSRKYLWVIRETPNLFTSEHLDEYSRDMFTIIDWESLVFLPRHVAFKGNNGQYLCLRQIEGHPYLQFSSGDIGDAGVTMEVFMNNDGSIRIKPAGSNKFWRRSPNWIWADSDDTTSNNKDTLFRPFKVNDQTIALRNLGNNNFCKSLSKEGKANCLNADVSSITKEVQLGVEVPVLERKIYNIKYDLDNCRIYDESKLVIAMNSASNYTRKSESLDLKLSYTDTHTRTWKANVSLKVGAKATMNFGLPKIFEGSIELSGEIQTGFEWQDTKTVTSVMDVLHKVVAPPMTKVTVNLTAINGTCDVPFTYMQKDTLYNGNIVISEVQGGTYTGSNYYSLNFQTKEESLSSSV; this is encoded by the coding sequence GTTTATGGTGCTCAAATGTGAGGCGAGGAACAAATATTTGAGCTATATGCATGAGAGTTACGATTGTCATGGGTATCTCAGATTCTCGGAAACTTTGGCTTGCAGTCCATACACAAAATTTGAGGTGGAGAGGGCCAAATGCAGTGAAGATGGGTTGGTGCACATAAAGAGCTGCCACAACAACAAATACTGCAAACGAGTCAAAAATGTTTCCATCACTGGAAACTCAAATGAGCAGTATTGGATTTCTGCAGCAGCCGACAAGCCGGAGGAAGGCCGATCCGAGGAGTCGTGCACGTTGTTCAAGCTTATCCCAGTGGACACTGCAACAAATAAGATCCGAATTATGCATGTGCAATCAGGTTGCTATTTATGCTTATGGTGGGTAGATTCTCCAACGTTTAATAACTGTGTGTTGGCAAACTACAAAGTTCTCGATGGTAATTCCTGTGATCTCTTCACGGTCATCGACTGGGAGTTGCTTGCGAAGCCATTTGCGTCGCCAAGGTTTATGGTGCTCAAATGTGAGGCGAGGAACAAATATTTGAGCTTAATGCATGAGAGTTACGATTGTAATGGGTATCTCAAATTTTCGGAAACTTTGGCTTTCAGTCCATACACAAAATTTGAGGTGGAAAGGGCCAAATGCAGTGAGGAAGATGGGTTGGTGCACATAAAGAGCTGCCACAACAAAAAATACTGCAAACGAGTCAAAAATGTTTCCATCACTGGAAACTCAAATGAGCAGTATTGGATTTCTGCAGCAGCCGACAAGCCGGAGGAAGGCCAATCCGAGGAGTCGTGCACGTTGTTCAAACTTATCCCGGTGGACACGGCAACAAATAAGATCCGAATTATGCATGTGCAATCAGGTTGCTATTTATGCTTATGGTGGGTAGATTCTCCAACGTTTAATAACTGTGTGTTGGCAAACTACAAAGTTTTCGATGGTAACTCCTGTGATCTCTTCACAGTCATCGACTGGGAGTTGCTTGCGAATAAGCCATTTGCGTCGCCAAGGTTTATCGTGCTCAAATCCCATCAGAATAACAAATACTTGGGCTTTGACCATGAAAAGGGAGATTATAAAGATGGGTATCTCAAATTTTCTGAAACTCGGGTTGCGAGCCCATATGCAAAATTTGAGGTTGAGATTGCTCAACGCGGTGGCATAGATGGCTTAGTGCACATAAGGAGCAGTCAGAACAACAAATATTTGGTTTCCGATGAAACCAGAATCACCGCGACTGCCAGGAAGCCGGAGGAAGACCGATCCAAGAAGTCATGCACATTGTTCAAGCTTATCTCTGTAGATGACGCAGCAAATGATGTCCAAATTGTACATGTGCAATCgagaaaatatttatgggtAATACGTGAAACTCCCAACCTCTTCACGTCCGAACATCTCGATGAGTATTCCCGTGATATGTTCACAATCATTGATTGGGAATCACTCGTGTTTTTGCCAAGGCATGTGGCATTCAAAGGAAACAATGGCCAGTATCTTTGTCTTCGTCAGATCGAGGGTCATCCGTATTTGCAATTTTCATCTGGTGATATTGGTGATGCGGGTGTGACCATGGAGGTTTTCATGAATAATGATGGAAGCATTCGCATCAAGCCTGCTGGTTCCAATAAGTTTTGGCGGAGGAGTCCGAATTGGATTTGGGCGGATTCTGATGACACTACCAGCAACAACAAGGACACCTTGTTTCGACCCTTCAAAGTTAACGACCAGACAATAGCTCTTCGCAATTTGGGCAACAATAACTTCTGCAAGAGCCTCAGTAAGGAGGGAAAGGCTAATTGCCTTAACGCAGATGTCTCCTCTATTACAAAGGAAGTCCAGCTTGGAGTGGAAGTGCCTGTTTTGGAAAGgaaaatttataatatcaagTATGATCTTGATAATTGCAGGATCTACGACGAAAGCAAACTTGTGATTGCGATGAATTCTGCTAGTAACTATACCCGGAAATCCGAATCTTTAGACCTGAAACTTTCTTACACAGACACCCACACTCGTACTTGGAAGGCTAATGTATCACTAAAGGTAGGGGCAAAAGCTACCATGAACTTCGGCCTTCCAAAAATTTTTGAGGGGAGCATTGAGTTATCTGGCGAAATTCAGACAGGATTTGAGTGGCAAGATACCAAGACAGTGACTTCTGTGATGGATGTTCTACACAAAGTTGTTGCGCCTCCGATGACTAAGGTGACAGTGAATCTGACTGCAATAAATGGTACATGTGATGTTCCGTTCACGTACATGCAGAAGGACACTCTTTATAATGGCAACATTGTCATATCTGAAGTGCAAGGCGGCACTTACACTGGTTCTAATTACTACAGTCTCAACTTTCAAACCAAAGAAGAATCACTCAGCTCTTCCGTTTAA